In Labrus bergylta chromosome 6, fLabBer1.1, whole genome shotgun sequence, the following proteins share a genomic window:
- the slco2a1 gene encoding solute carrier organic anion transporter family member 2A1 → MDIKVMKRPRALCCSIKLFVLCHGLLQFSQLLYSAYFKSTISTIERRYGLSSYSSGTISSLNEVSNSVLIVFVSYFGNRVHRPRVIGVGGLLMAVSAMILTLPHFLSQPYEFDSVFHNRHDICNLQGNSSAPESCGQDETRRLKDTNNLWLLMGSAQLLFGVGSVPIQPFGISYIDDFAGPGNSPLYIAILFAFSVFGPAIGYLLGSVMLRLYVDVDRTGLGGEQELRQGDPRWVGAWWMGLLIATGCLVLTSIPYFFFPKRMQTEDTVIESESDMKDDFKKPDISLLDFLKMFPRMFVHLLLSPLFLMLVLAQCCFSSVIAGLSTFLNKFLERQYSTSAAYGSLLVGAVNLPAVAVGMLVGGIIMKRAGLSLKTIPRFSVVMLTISTLLCIPLFFMGCPTQKVSEVNHYQIGQYGSLSLCYSNCSCPASAFNPVCGSDGVEYISPCHAGCTNFTKDPNNTHRVQLYTNCRCISGSQSYARPAACPNSCPHLLLPVILVISLASMIACLTHNPMYMMVLRSVSSEEKSFAIGIQFLLMRVLAWLPAPALFGMAIDTSCVWWRRVCGKKFSCGYYDNNILRNRYLGLQVGYKVMGIILLMMLGWKVQRTQEYSLEKRPEGLL, encoded by the exons CTGTTCGTCCTGTGCCACGGCCTCCTGCAGTTCTCTCAGTTGCTGTACAGCGCGTACTTCAAGAGCACCATCAGCACGATCGAGAGACGCTACGGCCTCAGCAGCTACTCCTCAGGAACAATTTCCTCTCTGAACGAG GTCAGTAACAGTGTGCTGATTGTGTTCGTGAGCTACTTTGGGAATCGTGTTCACCGTCCTCGAGTCATTGGAGTAGGAGGACTTCTGATGGCTGTCAGCGCCATGATCCTGACATTacctcacttcctgtcacagCCTTACGAATTCGACTCTGTTTTTCaca ATCGTCATGACATCTGTAACTTGCAGGGGAACTCTAGCGCCCCTGAGTCCTGCGGTCAAGATGAAACCAGGCGCCTGAAGGACACGAACAACCTGTGGCTTCTCATGGGCAGCGCTCAGCTGCTCTTCGGGGTGGGCTCGGTGCCCATACAGCCGTTTGGGATATCCTACATTGATGATTTTGCAGGACCTGGAAACTCCCCTCTTTACATAG CCATCCTGTTTGCATTTTCTGTATTCGGGCCTGCCATCGGCTACCTGCTGGGCTCAGTGATGCTGCGGCTCTATGTTGACGTGGACAGAACTGGTTTAG GAGGTGAACAGGAGCTGAGACAAGGAGACCCCCGTTGGGTCGGTGCCTGGTGGATGGGTCTGCTCATCGCCACCGGCTGCCTGGTTCTCACCTCCATCCCGTACTTCTTCTTCCCTAAGAGGATGCAGACGGAAGATACT GTGATTGAAAGtgaaagtgacatgaaagatGACTTCAAGAAGCCGGATATCTCTTTACTTGATTTCCTCAAAA TGTTTCCCAGGATGTTTGTCCACCTCCTGCTGAGCCCTCTCTTCCTGATGCTGGTCCTGGCTCAGTGCTGCTTCTCCTCAGTGATCGCAGGTCTCTCCACATTCCTCAACAAGTTTCTGGAGCGTCAGTACAGCACTTCAGCCGCCTATGGGAGCCTGCTTGTAG GTGCTGTCAATCTGCCAGCAGTAGCGGTGGGGATGCTGGTGGGTGGAATCATCATGAAGAGGGCGGGTCTCTCTCTGAAGACCATCCCACGTTTCTCTGTGGTGATGTTGACCATCTCCACCCTCCTCTGTATCCCTCTCTTCTTCATGGGCTGTCCCACGCAGAAAGTCTCCGAGGTCAATCATTACCAAATCGGACAGTACGG gtctctgtctctgtgctaCTCCAACTGCTCCTGTCCTGCCAGTGCCTTCAACCCCGTGTGTGGCTCAGATGGTGTCGAGTATATTTCACCTTGTCATGCAGGCTGCACCAACTTCACCAAAGAccccaacaacacacacagagttcag CTGTATACAAACTGCAGGTGTATATCAGGGAGTCAGAGTTACGCCCGTCCAGCTGCCTGTCCAAACAGCTGTCCACATTTACTCCTTCCTGTGATTCTCGTCATCTCTCTGGCATCAATGATCGCCTGCCTCACTCACAACCCCATGTACATGATGGTGCTGAG atcAGTTTCCTCTGAAGAAAAGTCATTTGCTATAGGAATTCAATTTTTACTCATGAGAGTATTAG CTTGGCTTCCTGCTCCTGCTCTGTTCGGGATGGCCATCGATACATCGTGTGTGTGGTGGAGGCGTGTGTGCGGCAAGAAGTTCAGCTGTGGCTACTATGACAACAACATCCTGAGAAACAG GTACCTGGGCTTACAGGTGGGTTATAAGGTCATGGGCATCATCCTGCTCATGATGCTGGGCTGGAAGGTGCAGCGGACTCAGGAGTACAGTCTGGAGAAGAGGCCTGAAGGACTCCTGTGA